A genomic region of Noviherbaspirillum sp. L7-7A contains the following coding sequences:
- a CDS encoding [protein-PII] uridylyltransferase encodes MNTLVLPLKEELKSGRQNEIVSYEAHGKPERLTTALRQLVDRVLTQAWRACGMPEKSALVAVGGYGRGELFPYSDVDVLILLAAPPNVQEQAQLEEMVQLLWDLGLEIGHSIRTVEECLSESAADITVQTSLLEARLVTGNRALFGELVEKCREAMDAQAFFEAKILELHQRHAKYEDTPYSLEPNCKESPGGLRDLQVILWVAKAAGLGDSWRKLAERGLITATEARQLTQKERAFKDIRIRLHIHAKRREDRLVFDVQTPIAQSLGFQNTETRRASEYLMQRYYWAAKAVTQLNTILLQNIEAQLFPQSTCPLAINPRFNEVNGLIDIARDDLFTETPSAMLEIFLLMEQRPSLRGMTARTLRSLWHARFGIDRDFRRDPANRALFLEILKAPEGITHALRRMNQLSILGRYLPNFRRIVGQMQHDLFHVYTVDQHILMVARNLRRFTMSEHAHEYPFCSQLMANFAQPWLLYITALFHDIAKGRGGDHSKLGMVDARRFCRDHALSDADTELVVFLVEHHLSMSQVAQKQDLSDPDVIRDFAALVKDERHLTALYLLTVADIRGTSPKVWNAWKGKLLEDLYRMTLRVLGGEAPSADRELKNRQEDALKTLRLYGLPEHAHDALWSQLDVAYFLRHDASDIAWQTRMLYNRIDSSAPVVKSRLAPIGEGLQVTVYVKDQPDLFVRICSYFERKNFSILDAKIHTTRNGYALDTFLVTEPAFANNYRDIINLIEHELGHCLSSSAPLPPPRKGRLSRLSRTFPFTPTVDLRPDERGQYYLLSVSASDRNGLLYAIANVLAKYRVNLHTAKIMTLGERVEDVFLVDGPVLQHARSQIQLERELLDALHT; translated from the coding sequence ATGAACACGCTGGTGCTGCCCCTGAAGGAGGAGCTCAAGTCCGGGCGCCAGAATGAGATCGTCTCCTATGAAGCCCACGGCAAGCCGGAACGCCTGACCACCGCGCTGCGGCAGCTAGTGGACCGGGTGCTGACCCAGGCATGGCGCGCCTGCGGCATGCCCGAGAAAAGCGCGCTGGTGGCAGTGGGCGGTTACGGCCGCGGCGAACTGTTTCCCTATTCCGACGTCGATGTGCTGATCCTGCTGGCAGCGCCGCCCAATGTACAGGAGCAGGCGCAGCTGGAGGAAATGGTGCAATTGCTGTGGGACCTGGGGCTGGAGATCGGGCACAGCATACGCACCGTCGAGGAATGCCTGAGCGAATCCGCAGCCGACATCACGGTGCAGACCAGCCTGCTGGAAGCGCGCCTCGTCACCGGCAACCGCGCGCTGTTTGGCGAACTCGTGGAGAAATGCCGCGAGGCGATGGATGCGCAGGCCTTCTTCGAGGCGAAGATACTGGAACTGCACCAGCGCCATGCCAAGTACGAAGACACGCCCTACAGCCTGGAACCGAACTGCAAGGAAAGCCCGGGCGGCCTGCGCGATTTGCAGGTTATCCTCTGGGTGGCCAAGGCGGCCGGGCTGGGCGACTCCTGGCGCAAGCTGGCCGAGCGCGGCCTGATCACGGCTACCGAGGCGCGCCAGCTGACGCAGAAGGAACGCGCCTTCAAGGACATCCGGATCCGCCTGCACATCCATGCGAAGCGGCGCGAGGACAGGCTGGTATTCGACGTGCAGACGCCGATCGCGCAATCGCTTGGCTTCCAGAATACCGAGACGCGGCGCGCCAGCGAATACCTGATGCAGCGCTATTACTGGGCGGCCAAGGCGGTCACCCAGCTCAACACCATCCTGCTGCAGAACATCGAGGCGCAGCTTTTCCCGCAGTCGACCTGCCCGCTGGCGATCAACCCGCGCTTCAATGAAGTCAATGGCCTGATCGACATTGCCCGCGACGACCTGTTCACGGAAACGCCGTCGGCCATGCTGGAAATCTTCCTGCTGATGGAACAGCGGCCCTCGCTGCGCGGCATGACGGCGCGCACCCTGCGCTCCCTGTGGCATGCCCGCTTCGGCATCGACCGCGACTTCCGGCGCGATCCGGCCAACCGCGCGCTGTTCCTGGAGATCCTGAAGGCGCCGGAAGGCATCACCCATGCGCTGCGGCGCATGAACCAGCTGAGCATACTCGGCCGCTACCTGCCCAACTTCCGGCGCATCGTCGGCCAGATGCAGCACGACCTGTTCCACGTCTATACGGTGGACCAGCACATCCTGATGGTGGCGCGCAACCTGCGCCGCTTCACGATGTCAGAGCATGCGCATGAATATCCGTTCTGCAGCCAGCTGATGGCCAACTTCGCCCAGCCCTGGCTGCTCTACATCACCGCCCTGTTCCACGATATCGCCAAGGGGCGCGGCGGCGACCATTCCAAGCTGGGCATGGTCGATGCGCGCCGCTTCTGCCGTGATCATGCGCTGTCGGACGCCGACACCGAACTGGTGGTATTCCTTGTCGAGCATCATCTGTCGATGTCGCAGGTGGCGCAGAAGCAGGACCTGTCGGACCCGGACGTGATCCGCGATTTCGCCGCGCTGGTAAAGGACGAGCGCCACCTGACGGCGCTCTACCTGCTCACTGTGGCCGACATCCGGGGCACCAGCCCCAAGGTATGGAATGCCTGGAAAGGCAAGCTGCTGGAAGACCTGTACCGCATGACGCTGCGGGTGCTGGGCGGCGAGGCGCCGTCGGCCGACCGCGAGCTGAAGAACCGGCAGGAAGATGCATTGAAGACGCTGCGCCTCTACGGCCTGCCCGAGCATGCCCATGACGCGCTGTGGAGCCAGCTCGACGTGGCCTACTTCCTGCGCCATGACGCCTCCGACATCGCCTGGCAAACGCGCATGCTCTACAACCGCATCGACAGCAGCGCGCCGGTCGTGAAAAGCCGGCTCGCGCCGATCGGCGAAGGCCTGCAGGTCACGGTGTATGTGAAGGACCAGCCCGATCTCTTCGTGCGCATCTGCAGCTATTTCGAGCGCAAGAACTTCAGCATCCTGGACGCGAAGATCCACACCACCCGCAACGGCTATGCGCTGGACACCTTCCTGGTGACCGAGCCTGCGTTTGCCAACAACTACCGCGACATCATCAACCTGATCGAGCACGAACTGGGCCATTGCCTGTCGAGCAGCGCACCTTTGCCGCCGCCGCGCAAGGGACGGCTCTCGCGGCTGTCGCGCACCTTTCCATTCACGCCGACGGTGGACCTGCGCCCGGACGAACGCGGCCAGTACTACCTGCTCTCGGTCTCGGCCAGCGACCGCAACGGCCTGCTCTATGCCATTGCCAATGTGCTGGCCAAGTACCGGGTCAACCTGCATACCGCCAAGATCATGACGCTGGGCGAGCGGGTGGAAGACGTGTTCCTGGTCGATGGCCCGGTGCTGCAGCATGCGCGCAGCCAGATCCAGCTGGAACGCGAACTGCTGGACGCGCTGCATACCTGA
- the map gene encoding type I methionyl aminopeptidase: MPITIKTEEDIRGMRVAGRLAAEVLDYITPFVKPGVTTAELDRLCHEYMTNVQGSIPAPLNYCPPGYTPYPKAICTSVNDVICHGIPGDKVLKNGDAVNIDVTIIKDGYHGDTSRMFYAGQPSILARRLGDITYECMWLGISKIRPGAHLGDIGHVIQQHAEKAGYSVVREFCGHGIGKVFHEEPQVLHYGRPGTLEKLEAGMIFTVEPMINAGRREIREMGDGWTIKTKDRSLSAQWEHTVLVTENGYEVLTVSPGMPAPPAFIAKNASQAETA; this comes from the coding sequence ATGCCTATCACCATCAAGACCGAAGAGGACATTCGCGGCATGCGCGTTGCCGGCCGACTGGCCGCCGAGGTTCTCGATTACATTACCCCCTTCGTCAAGCCGGGCGTGACCACCGCCGAACTCGACCGCCTCTGCCACGAATACATGACCAATGTGCAGGGCAGCATTCCGGCGCCGCTCAACTATTGCCCGCCGGGCTACACGCCCTATCCGAAGGCGATCTGCACGTCGGTCAATGACGTGATCTGCCACGGCATCCCCGGCGACAAGGTCCTGAAGAATGGCGACGCGGTCAATATCGACGTCACCATCATCAAGGATGGCTACCACGGCGACACCAGCCGGATGTTCTATGCCGGCCAGCCGTCGATCCTGGCCAGGCGCCTGGGCGACATCACCTATGAATGCATGTGGCTGGGCATTTCGAAGATCAGGCCGGGCGCGCACCTGGGCGACATCGGCCATGTGATTCAGCAGCATGCGGAAAAAGCCGGCTATAGCGTGGTGCGGGAGTTCTGCGGCCATGGCATCGGCAAGGTGTTCCATGAAGAGCCGCAGGTGCTGCACTATGGCCGTCCGGGCACGCTGGAAAAACTGGAAGCCGGCATGATCTTTACGGTGGAGCCGATGATCAATGCCGGGCGCCGCGAGATTCGCGAGATGGGCGACGGCTGGACCATCAAGACCAAGGACCGCAGCCTGTCCGCGCAATGGGAACACACGGTGCTGGTAACCGAGAACGGCTATGAAGTGCTGACCGTGTCGCCGGGCATGCCGGCGCCGCCGGCCTTTATCGCCAAGAACGCCAGTCAGGCAGAAACGGCCTGA
- the rpsB gene encoding 30S ribosomal protein S2 translates to MSVTMREMLEAGVHFGHQTRFWNPKMAPFIFGHRNKIHIVNLEVTLAKYNEAMKYIRQLSANRGTILMVGTKRQSRDLVAQEAQRAGVPFVDQRWLGGMLTNFKTIKTSIKRLKEMEQAVEDGSVEKLSKKEALMFSREMEKLQKSIGGIKDMNGIPDAIFVIDVGYHKGAVTEAAKLGIPVIGVVDTNHSPDGVAYVIPGNDDSSKAIALYARGVADAILEGRDSAASELVESIKSDTGDEFVEVNEQA, encoded by the coding sequence ATGTCTGTCACCATGCGTGAAATGCTGGAAGCCGGTGTCCATTTCGGTCACCAAACCCGCTTCTGGAACCCCAAGATGGCCCCGTTCATTTTCGGTCATCGCAACAAGATTCATATCGTCAACCTGGAAGTGACGCTGGCCAAGTACAACGAGGCGATGAAGTACATCCGCCAGCTGTCGGCCAATCGCGGCACCATCCTGATGGTTGGCACCAAGCGCCAGTCGCGCGACCTGGTTGCCCAGGAAGCCCAGCGCGCAGGCGTGCCCTTCGTTGACCAGCGCTGGCTGGGCGGCATGCTGACCAACTTCAAGACCATCAAGACCTCGATCAAGCGCCTGAAGGAAATGGAACAGGCCGTGGAAGACGGTTCGGTCGAGAAGCTGTCGAAGAAGGAAGCGCTGATGTTCAGCCGCGAAATGGAAAAGCTGCAGAAGTCCATCGGCGGCATCAAGGACATGAACGGCATTCCTGACGCGATCTTCGTCATCGACGTCGGCTACCACAAGGGCGCCGTCACCGAAGCCGCCAAGCTGGGCATCCCGGTCATCGGCGTGGTCGACACCAACCACTCCCCGGACGGCGTGGCTTACGTGATCCCCGGCAACGACGACTCCTCGAAAGCCATCGCGCTGTATGCACGCGGTGTTGCTGACGCCATCCTCGAAGGCCGCGACAGCGCCGCCAGCGAGCTGGTCGAGTCCATCAAGAGCGATACTGGCGACGAATTCGTCGAAGTCAACGAGCAGGCATAA
- the tsf gene encoding translation elongation factor Ts translates to MATITAAMVGELRAKTDAPMMECKKALTEAGGDPVKAEEILRVKLGSKASKAASRITAEGVVAAYIQGTVGALVEVNCETDFVTKNDDFLKMASDAARLIAEGNPADVAAMGALPLDGKTLEEKRTELVGRIGENMSFRRFKRFDSGSKLVSYLHGTRIGVMVEYDGADEQVAKDVAMHIAAMKPVSLSSDQVPAELIERERSVASLKAAESGKPADIAAKMVEGSVQKFLKEVSLLAQPFVKNDKQTVEQMLKANNTTIKSFVMFIVGEGIEKKQDDFAAEVAAQVAAAKQA, encoded by the coding sequence ATGGCCACAATTACAGCAGCAATGGTAGGCGAACTGCGCGCCAAGACCGACGCACCGATGATGGAATGCAAGAAGGCGCTGACCGAAGCCGGCGGCGATCCGGTCAAGGCGGAAGAGATTCTGCGCGTCAAGCTGGGCAGCAAGGCATCCAAGGCCGCTTCCCGCATCACCGCCGAAGGCGTGGTTGCCGCTTATATCCAGGGCACCGTTGGCGCGCTGGTGGAAGTCAACTGCGAAACCGACTTCGTGACCAAGAACGACGACTTCCTGAAAATGGCTTCCGACGCTGCCCGCCTGATCGCCGAAGGCAATCCGGCGGACGTCGCCGCCATGGGCGCTCTGCCGCTGGATGGCAAAACCCTGGAAGAGAAGCGCACCGAGCTGGTCGGCCGCATCGGCGAGAACATGTCGTTTCGCCGCTTCAAGCGTTTCGATAGCGGCTCCAAGCTGGTGTCCTACCTGCACGGCACCCGTATCGGCGTGATGGTCGAATATGACGGCGCCGACGAGCAGGTTGCCAAGGACGTGGCCATGCACATCGCCGCCATGAAGCCCGTGTCGCTGTCGTCCGACCAGGTGCCGGCCGAACTGATCGAGCGCGAGCGTTCGGTTGCTTCCCTGAAGGCTGCCGAGTCCGGCAAGCCGGCCGATATCGCCGCCAAGATGGTCGAGGGTTCGGTGCAGAAGTTCCTGAAGGAAGTGTCGCTGCTGGCCCAGCCGTTCGTGAAGAACGACAAGCAGACCGTTGAGCAAATGCTCAAGGCCAACAACACCACGATCAAATCGTTCGTGATGTTCATCGTTGGTGAAGGCATCGAGAAGAAACAGGATGACTTCGCGGCCGAAGTGGCTGCCCAGGTGGCAGCCGCCAAGCAGGCGTAA
- the pyrH gene encoding UMP kinase, whose amino-acid sequence MSQPAYKRVLLKLSGEALMGDDSYGINRATIERMVADVSEVVKMGVELAIVIGGGNIFRGVAPGAQGMDRATADYMGMLATVMNSLALADAMRQFGMTARVMSAISIEQVVEPYVRPKALQYLEEGKVVIFAAGTGNPFFTTDTAAALRGSEIGAEVVLKATKVDGVYSADPNKDASATRYASISFDEAISKHLQVMDATAFALCRDQKLPIRVFSILKPGALSRIVMGEDEGTLVHV is encoded by the coding sequence ATGTCCCAACCAGCGTACAAGCGCGTCCTCCTCAAGCTTTCCGGTGAAGCCCTGATGGGCGACGATTCCTACGGCATCAACCGCGCCACGATCGAGCGCATGGTGGCCGATGTTTCCGAAGTCGTCAAAATGGGTGTCGAGCTCGCCATCGTGATCGGCGGCGGCAATATTTTCCGCGGCGTAGCGCCCGGCGCCCAAGGCATGGACCGCGCCACCGCCGACTACATGGGCATGCTGGCCACCGTAATGAATTCCCTTGCCCTGGCGGACGCAATGCGCCAGTTCGGCATGACGGCCCGTGTCATGTCGGCCATCAGCATCGAGCAGGTCGTTGAGCCCTATGTGCGGCCCAAGGCGCTGCAGTATCTGGAAGAAGGCAAGGTAGTGATCTTCGCCGCCGGCACCGGCAACCCGTTCTTCACCACCGACACTGCCGCCGCGCTGCGCGGCTCCGAAATCGGCGCCGAGGTTGTCCTGAAGGCAACCAAGGTTGACGGCGTCTACAGCGCCGACCCGAACAAGGATGCTTCCGCCACCCGTTATGCGAGCATCAGCTTTGACGAGGCCATTTCCAAGCACCTGCAGGTGATGGATGCCACCGCCTTCGCGCTGTGCCGTGACCAGAAGCTTCCGATCCGGGTGTTTTCCATCCTCAAGCCTGGCGCCCTGAGCCGCATCGTGATGGGCGAGGACGAGGGCACCCTGGTGCATGTTTAA
- the frr gene encoding ribosome recycling factor, which translates to MTVADVKKTTEQKMNKSIETLKADLAKVRTGRAHAGILDHVKVDYYGNPTQLSQVANITLIDARTIGVQPWEKKMVGAIEKAIRESDLGLNPATQGDLIRVPTPPLTEERRKEMVKLVKTEAEDAKIAVRNIRRDANEGLKRLLKDKAISEDDERRAQDEVQKLTDRFVAEIDKLVAEKEKEVLTV; encoded by the coding sequence ATGACTGTCGCCGACGTCAAGAAAACCACCGAACAGAAGATGAACAAGTCGATCGAGACGCTCAAGGCCGACCTGGCCAAGGTGCGTACCGGCCGTGCCCACGCCGGCATCCTCGACCATGTGAAAGTGGACTACTACGGCAACCCCACCCAGTTGAGCCAGGTTGCCAACATCACCCTGATCGACGCCCGCACCATCGGCGTCCAGCCCTGGGAAAAGAAAATGGTGGGCGCCATCGAGAAGGCGATCCGCGAGTCCGACCTGGGCCTGAACCCGGCCACCCAGGGCGACCTGATCCGCGTGCCGACGCCCCCGCTGACCGAAGAGCGCCGCAAGGAAATGGTCAAGCTGGTCAAGACCGAGGCCGAAGATGCCAAGATCGCCGTGCGCAATATCCGCCGTGACGCCAACGAAGGCCTGAAGCGACTGCTGAAGGACAAGGCAATTTCCGAGGATGACGAGCGCCGTGCCCAGGACGAGGTGCAGAAACTGACCGATCGCTTCGTTGCCGAAATCGACAAGCTGGTTGCTGAAAAGGAAAAGGAAGTGCTGACGGTTTGA
- the uppS gene encoding polyprenyl diphosphate synthase, giving the protein MKQTSSTQGVPEVSAVPRHIAIIMDGNGRWATRRFLPRVAGHAKGVERVRDVVEKCVERGVEYLTLFAFSSENWRRPAEEVSVLMRLFMTALEREVTKMHVNSIRLKVVGDLSRFDPKLQEMIANAERRTAGNTRLTVNVCANYGGRWDVMQAVGKMVAAHPGAAEFSEEQLAPHLALAFAPEPDLFIRTGGEQRISNFMLWQLAYTEMYFTETYWPDFDGAALDEAIVSYQQRERRFGRTSAQLITTKKAS; this is encoded by the coding sequence ATGAAGCAAACCAGTTCGACGCAAGGAGTGCCTGAAGTATCGGCGGTGCCGCGTCACATTGCCATCATCATGGATGGCAATGGCCGTTGGGCCACGCGGCGTTTCCTGCCGCGCGTGGCGGGCCATGCCAAGGGCGTCGAGCGGGTCCGCGATGTGGTGGAAAAGTGCGTCGAGCGCGGTGTGGAATATTTGACTCTGTTTGCATTCAGTTCCGAGAACTGGCGCCGGCCGGCCGAGGAAGTGTCGGTGCTGATGCGGCTATTCATGACGGCGCTCGAGCGTGAAGTCACCAAGATGCATGTCAACAGCATCCGCCTGAAGGTGGTTGGCGACCTCTCGCGTTTCGATCCCAAGCTGCAGGAAATGATTGCGAACGCCGAGCGGCGCACCGCCGGCAATACCCGGCTGACGGTGAATGTCTGCGCCAACTACGGCGGCCGCTGGGACGTGATGCAGGCGGTAGGCAAGATGGTGGCAGCCCATCCCGGCGCCGCCGAATTCAGCGAGGAGCAGCTGGCGCCCCATCTGGCGCTGGCTTTCGCGCCGGAGCCGGACCTCTTCATCCGCACCGGCGGGGAACAGCGCATTTCCAATTTCATGCTGTGGCAGCTGGCTTACACCGAGATGTACTTCACCGAAACCTACTGGCCCGACTTTGACGGCGCCGCGCTCGACGAAGCGATTGTGTCGTACCAGCAGCGCGAGCGCCGTTTCGGGCGTACCAGCGCCCAACTGATCACGACGAAGAAAGCTTCCTGA
- a CDS encoding phosphatidate cytidylyltransferase: MLATRVVTAVVLLAVLLGVVWSGSTLLFNVVLTLFFAAAIWERTRLFQLPMPLLAPVLWSVVLLVILLRYLDSAVYPLCMLCVAIWAIRLAPALGLGLPPLATMPNRLVSIVYGIAVLGCFAAIAAFYHRSPVYLLSVMAIVWVADIGAYFAGKAFGKRKLAPTISPGKSWEGAIGGWLAVLLLASASVFSGALQDTFAVHLQRSLGWFGMLAVMTLVTAASVVGDLFESMLKRRAGMKDSSNLLPGHGGVLDRIDALVPVLPLAIVIAFRL, from the coding sequence ATGCTGGCAACCCGAGTCGTCACCGCGGTCGTGCTGCTGGCAGTCCTGCTGGGCGTGGTGTGGTCCGGTTCGACACTGTTGTTCAACGTGGTCCTGACGCTCTTTTTCGCCGCGGCCATCTGGGAGCGTACGCGCCTCTTTCAATTGCCAATGCCCTTGCTCGCACCGGTTCTGTGGTCCGTAGTGCTGTTGGTGATACTGCTGCGCTACCTGGATAGCGCCGTCTATCCGCTTTGCATGCTGTGCGTGGCGATCTGGGCAATACGCCTGGCGCCGGCGCTGGGCCTGGGCCTGCCGCCGCTTGCCACTATGCCGAACCGGCTGGTGTCCATTGTGTACGGCATCGCCGTCCTTGGCTGCTTTGCCGCCATTGCCGCCTTCTACCACCGCTCTCCCGTCTACCTGCTGTCCGTGATGGCCATCGTGTGGGTGGCCGACATCGGCGCCTATTTCGCCGGCAAGGCCTTCGGCAAGCGCAAGCTTGCGCCGACAATTTCGCCGGGCAAGTCGTGGGAAGGCGCCATCGGCGGCTGGCTGGCGGTGCTGCTGCTGGCATCGGCCAGCGTCTTTTCAGGTGCATTGCAGGATACCTTCGCGGTTCATCTGCAACGCAGCCTGGGCTGGTTCGGCATGCTGGCGGTGATGACGCTGGTGACGGCGGCCAGCGTGGTCGGCGACCTGTTCGAATCCATGCTCAAGCGCCGCGCCGGCATGAAGGACAGCAGCAATCTGCTGCCTGGCCACGGCGGCGTGCTGGACCGCATCGATGCACTGGTTCCGGTGCTGCCGCTGGCAATCGTGATCGCCTTCCGTTTATAA
- the ispC gene encoding 1-deoxy-D-xylulose-5-phosphate reductoisomerase — MQNITILGATGSIGVSTLDVIARHPDRYRIYALTAHSKVDDLAAQCARFLPEVAVVGSTEAASALAALLKKAGVATDVLWGEEALCQVASAPGCDTVMAAIVGAAGLAPSLAAARAGKKVLLANKEALVMSGQLFMTAVAESGATLLPIDSEHNAIFQCLPGDFSREPERHGISRILLTASGGPFLNRAVDTLDKVTPEEAVAHPNWVMGRKISVDSATMMNKGLEVIEAAWLFGASAGQIEVLIHPQSVIHSMVSYIDGSVLAQLGNPDMRTPIAHALAYPERIASGVAPLDLASMAQLRFERPDLRRFPCLKLAYDALQAGGSAPALLNAANEIAVEAFLNRQIGFRMIDQLIDRVMHVIPHEPVADIGALLEQDRRARALARECLQ; from the coding sequence ATGCAAAACATCACCATTCTGGGTGCGACCGGATCGATCGGCGTTTCCACGCTCGACGTCATTGCCCGCCATCCCGACCGTTACCGCATCTACGCGTTGACTGCGCACAGCAAGGTCGACGACCTGGCCGCGCAATGCGCCCGCTTCCTGCCGGAGGTGGCTGTGGTCGGCAGCACAGAGGCTGCGTCGGCGCTGGCGGCGCTGCTGAAGAAAGCCGGCGTCGCCACCGATGTGCTGTGGGGCGAGGAGGCGCTGTGCCAGGTGGCGTCGGCGCCCGGCTGTGACACCGTGATGGCCGCCATCGTCGGCGCCGCCGGCCTGGCGCCATCGCTTGCCGCCGCGCGCGCCGGCAAGAAGGTTCTGCTGGCCAACAAGGAAGCACTGGTCATGTCCGGCCAGCTGTTCATGACCGCTGTTGCCGAAAGCGGCGCAACCCTGCTGCCGATCGACAGCGAGCACAATGCGATATTCCAGTGCCTGCCGGGCGACTTCTCGCGTGAGCCGGAACGCCACGGCATTTCAAGGATATTGCTCACCGCCTCCGGCGGACCCTTCCTGAACCGCGCAGTCGACACGCTGGACAAGGTGACGCCGGAGGAAGCAGTCGCGCATCCGAACTGGGTCATGGGGCGCAAGATTTCGGTCGATTCCGCCACCATGATGAACAAGGGGCTGGAAGTCATCGAAGCCGCCTGGCTGTTCGGCGCCTCGGCCGGCCAGATCGAAGTGCTGATCCATCCGCAAAGCGTGATCCATTCGATGGTGTCGTATATCGACGGATCGGTGCTGGCGCAACTCGGCAATCCGGACATGCGTACGCCGATTGCGCATGCGCTGGCCTATCCGGAGCGCATCGCCTCCGGCGTTGCGCCGCTCGACCTCGCCAGCATGGCCCAGCTGCGTTTCGAGCGCCCGGACCTGCGCCGCTTTCCCTGTCTGAAACTGGCGTATGATGCGCTGCAGGCCGGAGGCTCCGCGCCGGCATTGCTCAATGCCGCCAACGAGATCGCCGTCGAGGCCTTCCTCAACCGCCAGATTGGATTTCGCATGATAGACCAGCTGATAGACCGGGTGATGCATGTCATTCCCCACGAGCCAGTGGCCGATATCGGCGCACTGCTGGAACAGGACAGAAGGGCGCGCGCGCTGGCGCGGGAGTGCCTGCAATGA
- the rseP gene encoding RIP metalloprotease RseP: MTLLQTLVAFVVVLGILVVVHELGHYLIAKWCGVKVLRFSVGMGKIVWSRKFGPDQTEWALSALPLGGYVKMLDAREQDMSLVSAADRKREYTVQSVWKRIAIVAAGPLSNFLLAILLFGGLYMYGIPEPAPRLRAVPQDSAAYDAGLRGGELVKSVNGEEIHIWSDLRWTLLRAAVDKAPARLEVERPDSAGQNGVVAAGVTLPTNMLDASELETDFMPRLGLDLARPPAVLGKLVVDGPAARAGLRQGDKVEAINGQPVADGGVFVETVQKSAGQALLLSIQRDGRPMEISVVPQVVESGGKRIGRIQAEVSMAPEMVNVRSGPLQALARGARKTWDTSVMTIRMLGRMIVGEVSLKNITGPITIADYAGQTARIGMVSYISFIAFISISLGVMNLLPIPVLDGGLLLYYSLEVLTGRPVSERFGELAQRAGIGILMTLMMVAVFNDIVRLIS; the protein is encoded by the coding sequence ATCACGCTGCTGCAGACGCTGGTGGCGTTCGTGGTGGTGCTGGGCATCCTGGTGGTCGTCCATGAACTCGGCCATTACCTGATTGCCAAGTGGTGCGGCGTCAAGGTTCTGCGCTTCTCGGTCGGCATGGGCAAGATCGTCTGGTCGCGCAAGTTCGGACCCGACCAGACCGAATGGGCGCTGTCGGCGCTGCCGCTGGGTGGCTACGTGAAGATGCTGGACGCGCGCGAACAGGACATGTCGCTGGTCAGCGCAGCCGACCGCAAGCGTGAATACACCGTGCAATCCGTCTGGAAGCGCATTGCCATCGTGGCTGCCGGACCGCTGTCAAACTTCCTGCTGGCCATTCTGCTGTTCGGCGGACTTTACATGTACGGCATTCCCGAGCCGGCGCCGCGGCTGCGGGCAGTGCCGCAGGACAGCGCCGCCTATGACGCGGGGCTGCGCGGCGGCGAACTGGTGAAGTCGGTCAACGGCGAAGAGATTCATATCTGGTCAGACCTGCGCTGGACGCTGCTGCGGGCGGCGGTGGACAAGGCGCCGGCCCGGCTGGAAGTCGAGCGGCCCGATTCCGCCGGCCAGAACGGCGTCGTTGCCGCCGGCGTGACCCTGCCGACCAATATGCTCGATGCATCCGAACTCGAAACCGATTTCATGCCGCGGCTGGGCCTGGACCTGGCGCGGCCACCGGCCGTGTTGGGCAAGCTCGTCGTCGATGGGCCGGCGGCCCGCGCCGGGTTGCGTCAAGGCGACAAGGTGGAAGCAATCAATGGCCAGCCGGTGGCTGACGGCGGCGTGTTTGTCGAAACGGTACAGAAGTCGGCTGGCCAGGCGCTGCTGCTGTCCATCCAGCGCGATGGCAGGCCCATGGAAATCAGCGTGGTGCCGCAGGTCGTGGAAAGCGGCGGCAAGCGCATCGGCCGCATCCAGGCGGAAGTATCGATGGCGCCGGAAATGGTCAATGTCCGGTCCGGCCCCTTGCAGGCACTTGCGCGTGGCGCCCGGAAGACCTGGGACACCAGCGTGATGACCATCCGCATGCTGGGCCGGATGATCGTTGGCGAAGTCTCGCTGAAGAACATCACCGGGCCGATCACCATTGCCGATTACGCAGGGCAGACGGCACGCATCGGCATGGTCAGTTACATCAGCTTTATCGCCTTCATCAGCATCAGCCTGGGTGTGATGAATTTGCTACCGATCCCGGTGCTTGATGGCGGGCTTTTGCTGTATTATTCGCTGGAAGTTTTGACCGGGCGCCCCGTGTCCGAGCGTTTCGGCGAGCTGGCACAACGTGCCGGCATCGGCATCCTGATGACCCTGATGATGGTGGCGGTCTTTAACGACATTGTCCGCCTGATCTCCTGA